The Procambarus clarkii isolate CNS0578487 chromosome 18, FALCON_Pclarkii_2.0, whole genome shotgun sequence genome segment TAATTATAGTTAAATTTAACTACAATTAAGAAGTGAATAATTAATATAAGAATGGCTGAGATGTTAGAGTATAGTGACCAGCTTGGTCGATCAATATAGCAACGGTAAGCTGGCGTCATACTCTGGGACATGGCATTAACCTCAAACACCACCAGCCGGTAATTGTAGTGTTAGACTCAAATTATCATTCTATGATTACTCATATTTAGATTCATCAATTGTAAAGAGTTAAATCAAGGCACTGACACTCACGCTAGCTTGTTGCTCCTCCCTCGCTCCTAGCATGTATGAAATGGTAAACAAATATATACTAGAACAGAGCTGGAGGACTTAGCGTCCTAACATGGGCCGGGGAATGACCTGTTCCGGTCCTGGACGTATAGAACAGCAGTAAGCGTCTGTAGTTACGCCGTAAAGCGTAGGTTTTAGCATTTGTATCTACTTTGTGAGAGCAAGAGTGAGTAATGGCGTCCCTCCGCCTCCAGTGGCAGATGGAGGCTTTCGTGCTATTCAATTATACGAAGCAACAACCTCCTTCTTTTATTGATTTGGTTGATTTATTCAAACCATGTTTTCAGTAAATTATAATTAGATATCAATTCAATCTCAGAGTTGTTTAGTAAGTTGTAAGCCTCAGATGCATAGCCTGATTTACTGCGCAGTTATAATTACGCGTCATTTTTTTCATTAGCTTTATTAACTTAAGCTGACAGTAACACTCATCACGTTTTAGTTTGATAATTTGTAATTAAAGTTATTTGGAGATTATTTCCCACTGGTGGCCTGTCATACATGTTGGTGCGTTTGGCAACAGTTACACCTAATAAGTTTTATCATTTCAGGAGGATAGGTTGATTCACTCTATAATATCCTCAATCACGCTCTCATACCCATCTCACTCATGCTCTCACAACCACTCATAACCAGCTCACTCGCTGGATATGAGTGGTTGTGAGAGCGTGGGTGAGCTGGATATAATTTCCATTACTATAGTGCCATGATACTACTTGACCACCATGCCAGATGCGGTACGAGGAGACGGCCGGgccggagtggttgtggtggctggcGACCATGGCTCTGGTGATGTTCAACgctatgctggtggtgtggttcaTCCTCCTGGAGGACGTGACGCAGGTCGTCGTCGCCTGCCTCGCCACCCTCGCCTACATCGTCTTCTTCAAGTTCGCCAAGGACGACATCATGACGCTtcgtcagcaccacaccaccaaggtGCTCCActactctttctctctttctccctcatcTTGTCATACTTATGTCTCACATGTCTGATGTCTCACATGTCTTACATGTCTCATGTCTCACTTACAGAGCAGCGAGGAGACGACTTGAAGGATGAGTGGCGGCCACACCCAGGGCCACAGCCGGGGCCACACCCTGGGCCAGACCCAGGGCCACAGCCAGGGCCACAGCCGGGGCCACACCCGGCCTCCCCGCCTGAGGATGTTGGTGATCATGGTGTATTAGTGACAATActgcctccacccctctctctctctctcttgttaatcATGTGCTGTGTCACACTCTCTTGTTCATGTGCTGTGTCACACTCTCTTGTTCATGTGCTGTGTCACACTCTCTTGTTCATGTGCTGTGTCACACTCTCTTGTTCATGTGCTGTGTCACACTCTCTTGTTCATGTGCTGTGTCACACTCTCTTGTTCATGTGCTGTGTCACACTCTCTTGTTCATGTGCTGTGTCACACTCTCTTGTTCATGTGCTGTGTCACACTCTCTTGTTCATGTGCTGTGTCACACTCTCTTGTTCATGTGCTGTGTCACACTCTCTTGTTCATGTGCTGTGTCACACTCTCTTGTTCATGTGCTGTGATACACTCTCTTGTTCATGTGCTGTGTCACACTCTCTTGTTCATGTGCTATGTCACACTCTCTTGTTCATGTGCTATGGCACACTCTCTTGTTCATGTGCTGTGTCACACTCTCTTGTTCATGTGCTGTGTCACACTCTCTTGTTCATGTGCTGTGTCACACTCTCTTGTTCATGTGCTATGTCACACTCTCTTGTTCATGTGCTGTGTCACACTCTCTTGTTCATGTGCTGTGTCACACTCTCTTGTTCATGTGCTGTGTCACACTCTCTTGTTCATGTGCTGTGTCACACTCTCTTGTTCATGTGCTGTGTCACACTCTCTTGTTCATGTGCTGTGTCACACTCTCTTGTTCATGTGCTGTGTCACACTCTCTTGTTCATGTGCTGTGTCACACTCTCTTGTTCATGTGCTGTGTCACACTCTCTTGTTCATGTGCTGTGATACACTCTCTTGTTCATGTGCTGTGTCACACTCTCTTGTTCATGTGCTATGTCACACTCTCTTGTTCATGTGCTATGGCACACTCTCTTGTTCATGTGCTGTGTCACACTCTCTTGTTCATGTGCTGTGTCACACTCTCTTGTTCATGTGCTGTGTCACACTCTCTTGTTCATGTGCTGTGTCACACTCTCTTGTTCATGTGCTATGTCACACTCTCTTGTTCATGTGCTGTGTCACACTCTCTTGTTCATGTGCTGTGTCACACTCTCTTGTTCATGTGCTGTGTCACACTCTCTTGTTCATGTGCTGTGTCACACTCTCTTGTTCATGTGCTGTGTCACACTCTCTTGTTCATGTGCTGTGTCACACTCTCTTGTTCATGTGCTGTGTCACACTCTCTTGTTCATGTGCTGTGTCACACTCTCTTGTTCATGTGCTGTGTCACACTCTCTTGTTCATGTGCTGTGTCACACTCTCTTGTTCATATGCTGTGATACTAAAGTCTTAACACATTAAAGATTCTCTCTCTATATACCTCGGAATTGGACACAATAAAACACTAACATTTCCACTAAGACATTTGTAGAACATTTAGTCCCTGATCGATAAGGCCGCCCAATCTTAAGATTAACTGACATCACCAGCACAGTCAGTgatgtcactgtgtgtgtgtggtacagtttaAGTACAGAGAGTACAGAGAGGTTCTGTCGCAGGGAGCCACAACAGCCGACTTGGTCATCAACAGGCGAGGCAAATCCTCATTGAAAGCAGAGCGTGTTGGTTGTGGGGGAGATCAGAGCGTCCCTGATGGGCTTATTAACTGGTCCTGAATGGTCGTCAATATATTCAGAGCCCCGTCTAGTACTCTCATTGTCAGGTGTGTGTGCTCAGatcgacgttgttgttgttttcaatttagctactcagaacgaagtgtccatgtagctatggtgagcccgtaaacctcAGGTCGACGGCTGAAACATTCTTTCATAGTAAGATCACACACCTGCCATCCTTAAacctacatcacacacacacacctgtcatcccATAAAAATacgtcacacacacctgtaatcCTTTAAACATgcatcacacacactcacacttgtcgCATCAGGTATCATGGTAGCTTATTAGCATTACCAACCGATCACAGGAGGTTTCGTGATAGGCATCATAAAGGTATAATGAAAATCTATGAGCATTACAAAAGTATAATGAAAGTCTACGGGCATTACAAAAGTATAATGAAAGTCTACGGGCATTACAAAAGTATAATGAGAGTCTACGGGCATTACAAATGTGCTGTACAATGGTAGTTATTGACCACATAATTATTTGCTCCGGTTCTTGGGCAGGGTAAGGTGATCATGAGGAGAATATGCTAAGCCAGTACAATTATATAGGATCTTAGAAGGGACATAAGGAGAAGTATGTGGGAtatgacggagggaaggaatagtgcccaaacaCTTAGACCAtcgaggatcgaacgccgacGTGTAAGACGCGAGGCcgtcgctgtaccgaccagtccaactGGTCGTGTAAAGAAATACTACAGCATGAGGGGGTAAACATAGCCTTGGCAAGGCCTGGCCAGCTGTTAGAGGGGGAGATTAACGCTGCTTCCTGTATTGCTGCGGTTGGCATGACACGTGGGTCGTCTCAATTGGTCCTTGTTGGTGTACTCACCGCTGGGTCGCTGGGCCGCTGGGCCGCTGGGTCGTTGGGTCGCTGGGTCGCTGGGTCGCTGGGCCGCTGGGTCGTTGGGTCGCTGGGTCGCTGGGTCGCTGGGCCGCTGGGCCGCTGGGTCGTTGGGTCGCTCGGTCGCTGGGTCGCTGGGCCGCTGGGTCGTTGGGTCGCTGGGTCGCTGGGTCGCTGGGCCGCTGGGCCGCTGGGTCGTTGGGTCGCTGGGTCGCTGGGCCGCTGGGTCGCTGGGTCGGTGGGTCGCTGGTCGCTGGGTCGTGTTTGATGCCGTGCACACCACCTCAAGGCCGCCACGTGTCACCAAGGTCGTCCAGTGGGTAAGGGGAAGCTGGAAGATGTTGAAGGGTGACAAGTTGCAGCCGTGACTGTCTCTGGCCACCAGGTACACCTTCCCCGCTAGTGTGACCTGAGCTGTCATCAAATAATTTGAGAGGATTTGTCTGTATAATTGATAGATGTTCTCGTATTCATGGTGTATCTGGAGACCGTCATTGGCTTCATCAGTGCTGTGTGAATTTTCTGAAAGGAATCTATAAGTGTTGCTCCAGAATAGGACTTATAAAATGGAAAATAAGAACATTCCATTGCTCTAAAATCCTGCCCATGTTTTTTTGTGGTAAAGAAAAAATATAGAACTTCTGTGCAAAATGTACTGAAAGACCACTGTACCGCTAGCTTCGAATTGTATGGTTTTAGTACAACTGTGCTTCTTGTGGCAACACTTGGGTCGGCCGCTCTCTTACCTCACATAACCTATGTTGTCCAGAAACATAGAAAGCTTGTCAACCGATCATAACTCCTCTATAGTGATGATGCAATTGCTGGCAAAACATAGATGACGCTGAGTACATTGTTAATTAGTAGTACTGAAACATTCAAAATTAGGCGACGTATTAGTAGTATTCAATTCTAATTATCGATATGACTGAAAATATGGCGTGTTGGACATAAAAAACTGAGAGTGTAAATGACAACGTGAACATCGCCTATCGTAACACCAGCGTTATATCTGAGCTTATACATAAATACGGGTCAAGAAGCAGAGGGGAAACGGTATCGGAGAAGATGGACGATCACTGGCGAGTAATTTaaacacctggggccagattcacgaagcatttacgcaagcacttacgaacctgtacatcttgtcacaatctttggcagctttgtttacaattattaagcagttaatgagctccgaagcaccaggaggctgtttataacaataacaacagttgattgggaagttttcatgcttgtaaactgtttaataaatgtaaccaaagccgtcaaagattgaggaaagatgtacacgttcgtaagtacttgcgcaactgcttcgtgaatctggcccctggaggatATATTCAGTCCACCAAGAACCTCACAgataaacaaatccacaggagccgtgatgagggatcgaacctatgcgctgggggtTCCCAGATAGATGCATGCTCTGTATTGTGGTATATCACGATGGTGTGACTTCTCTGTGCACTTCACAAGTATGTTACCTTGGGTAACTCTAGGTGGTCTCTCCACGCTTCTTGAAATAATTCCTGGTCCTTAAATGAATTGTTTTGTGTTGTCCACTAAGAGGGCAATAATTCGGATGCTGTATATAATTCTGCAGTTAATTCAGGTAGTTTTAATTCCACTAATCGTTTTATAGTTAAAGGAGATTAATATTGTTTCTGAAGCCCCAGCTCGGGGTGGAGGGCAGTTGGAACATCGTATTAAAGTGACAGAGACTAACGGAAAGGAACCAGACGACATAGAATGAGCTGAAAATCGACATTACTGAGCAAGATTACTGAGCATaattactgcccgaaacgctttgcgtaatagtggctttaggcatcgtatgtactagctctatctataaatccataaactttttgtatctcaccttgtatatatgtaatttacctgaataaatatttgtatttttttgtaagatgagcgaaaagagacagagagaaaagaaAATAAGAAACAAGGTTGTTTTAGGAAAACCCGACTAACTTATGACAACACACAAAGAAAGATAACTGACGGAAACTCCCATAGAATCGAGAGGAAAGGTGGagctaaaaacaaaacaaaattagtaAAAGGGCCGAGGATCAGAGCCAAAATAccggtgacaacaagaagacactTTCTACGACACGATGAAAAGAATGAGAACATCAATAATAATAGAAGCATATTAACATTATGAAAAAGTGACAGTGTTGAATAACAGCTGTTTTGCCTCTGGGGCCCTAGAGCGAATCCTaattatacaaataataataataataataataaaataaaacaaaaatatatttgttaGCCACAGCCAACAGAGAGGCTAATAAAAGAAAACGTGAAAGAAACCGTGACAGAGAAAGCGTAAAAATAGGGGATTCTTCATTAAAAAACGCTAATAGGAGGAAAAACAGTAGAGTAAAATTACTATGAAGCTACAATTTTAGTACAGACAATGAGCTGAGAGTCTATATAAGAGATGGGACACGAGAATGGAGTAAAGGAACGTTCCCGGCCAATGCAGTTTAGGGAAACCATGTTTCGCCTGTCCCCCTTAACCATGTTTAATCtaacatttttgtttattttatttatatatacaatagttcttacattcttgtacagccactagcacgcataacatttcgggcaagtctttaATATTAATTTCCTCCggaaatacgacccgccaaatcgtttaacaaccaggtacccattcactactgggtgaaccaagactacagttaaggattggcgcccggtcaatcctccccggccaggatacgaacccaggccaaagtgctcgcgaaGCCCTGGCCGAGTGCTTAAACCCTGCACCATGGCCATGTGGCCACGTCTTGATGCCATGTCTGGTCCACCTTCCCAGTCAAGTCTAAGTTCACTTCTCCAGCCATGTTTGGTCCATCTTTTTGGCCATGTCTGGTTCACCTTCCTGGCCATGTCTGGCCCACTTTCCCCACCATGTTTGCCTCGTTTTCCCGGTTAAGTATGGCCCACCTCCCTGGTCATCTTTGGCCCATCTTTTTTATCCATGTTTGGTAGGGGTACAGTGCCAATTTTATAGGTGCCGGAGCTCTGGTGGGCCTGACAAAAGCCTGTCATTTCTTATCCTGTTTCTATATGTCACACGATTAACAATGTCATGTTTATACTCACTAATTATcataaaatataattattaagcaaaaaagaaaaaacatcAATCATGTATTTATCAATTTAAGAAGTTAAAACACTCAGTGCTCACAAAATACAACCAGTGAGAAGTTTCACACCAGTTTCCATAAAGGATCAGGTGAGAGATGTTTTCAGGGGTGTGAAGCAACTTTTGTCGTGGTGTCATCTGGTGATCTGTGGCACCGCAGCCATGATATATGGCATATGGCTCTGGATGCCACTGAACTAGAGGAGGTCCATGTAGTTTAACAAACATAAGTGCTGATACATGATTCATGAGAATTCTTGAGTGTTGTTGTTATGAGGTTCATGTGAGTGAATCCCCCATAAATGATTAATTCCATAAACTTCTCTCACTGAATCACCTTCTGCAAGTTCTAATCTGTGATTAAGACAGTGCCAGATTATTAAATCAGGTTAATGTTCCTTGAGAATTGTTGCAACGCCAGATTTGTCACCAAGCATGACACTTGCCCCATCACCAGCATATACTACAAGGTTCTGTTTCAAATATAAGTCATCAAACCCATGATAATTGAGACAGTTCAATAGATGCCTAGCAATAGTTGGTGCTCTCTGACCAGGTAGTTCAATTAGATCTAAGAACATGAAATGGGGATTACCTTCCTTATCACTTTCACATTTCAAGTAAACTATCAAGGTTGTTTTAATGCTCAGGCTTGTTGATTCATCAATGAGAACATAAATGTTATCATTTATCTGCTTGATATGCTGGCAAattttatttttcatattaatGGTTACGTGATTAATTATCTCTGTGGCACTAGTGCGGGAGTGCagtaccatttttttttttgagatatatacaagagttgttacattcttgtacaaccactagtacgcgtagcgtttcaggcaagtccttaatcctatgggccctggaatacgatcccctgccgcgaagaatcgttttttcatccaagtacacattttactgttgcgttaaacagaggctacagttaaggaattgcgcccagtaaatcctccccggccaggatacgaacccatgacatagcgctcgcggaacgccaggcgagtgtcttaccactacaccacggagactgctaaattcCAATGTCAACACAATTTTACTTTTGTAGTTCTAGTAAGCCAAAGTGATCAGAGTATGGTCTGACAGTCTGAGCTAAATAATATGCAGAACACAAAATTGAACAAGTTGTCTTTAGACGCGAAGCATTCATTGCATCACACAATGTTCCAAGAACATCTTCACTAGCTACATGTTCAACACGTAAAGCAGCAGTGTGATCTTTCAATAGTTTATGATCAACAATTTTGTTCTGAGAGACTTCAAGCGTGTTCTTGGATGTGCTCCATAATAGTGTACTTAGTACATCTGTCACTCATTTGATAGTCTTAAACCCTTAGAAGTGAAAAGTGTTACATTACTTATGTTTGCACACACTTCACACCCAAGTTCATCATCCCTGAAGTCTAACCATGGATAAGTTTCCTTTTCCCTACACCATTTCTTCAGTCCAAACACCTGAACAGGGATACAAGTTACACTTCAAAGCATCATTACATTCTGAATTGCACATGAATCCAGTTTGAAAATTTGAACCAGAGAAGCCGTCAAGACACAACTCTTGCCATTTTCACTGTTACCATTATCAGTCTCCTGTACGTTATTCTTCTTACACTCCTCATTTTGCTTTGGAAAGAAGGAAGTCAATATTGTTTTGCTTAGAAGCCATGATGGGGTTTGTGAGAAAAAAATCTTCTGTATTAGAGAGAAATCTACAGACCACCAGACggtaacactagctctccacatatgtcagttacgtaaattagaaactgtacttgtggtcagtATGgagcctattgttgatgtgacgattacATCAGAATCATTTGTATATCATACATCACATGAACATCCTACATCGATAGATAATATCTAAACCATACAGTATGGATCCAACATGACACTGCCACAATGGTGACATCCGCCAATCGGCCTATGAATCCCCACGAGACTTTGTATATGTAATCTCAAGAATCTAGAAGCTTCGACAAGAAATTGTCTTAATTAATAAACTATTGGAACAGATTTGACTTCcggtaatggttaattaaaatctgTTATAAAGAATCGATTTGTACTATAATTACCTATAATcattaaatccaatatatatattataatcccACTTTACCTCAAATTAATCGTTTAGACGAGAAATATATCATAAATATATCATGACCAGTCAACGGCCTACAGAGAGCATGGTGGGAGTGGCTGGGACCTTAAGCGCCCAGGCCAGATCGTTCTGTTTACAAACAGGGAACACGTGCGGGGGTGCTTTGAGACATTTTCAAGACAATACCGCACGAACTAATCATAAATTACCAGCGATTACTCTCTAAGATACTTAGAGAGCTCCTAGACTATATATCAGAACAAATCCTGATACATTTATCTAAATACCAGTGTAGAGAGTGGCCCCTTACCCAGCACGTGAggtcgcctccaccaccacagaatCCTATCCTGACAAACGctagattttttatataaaaatacaGTACTTTATCTCATCAAGAGAGATCTTAAATCTAGCATCTTGTCAGATGGCATCGGTTCTAATTTTTTGGGTaagttattaataattattaagtGTTTTGTAGAGTGTAAATTAGCCAATTACATGCTTTATAACTTAACATAATACGTCCCTTTTAAACTGGTAATCATTAAGGCACGAGGTAACACCCCAATATCCAGTAGGCATTTGAATTTTCAATTAACTTTTCAATTAACTTAATCGTTTCATTTTAATCTGTATATATAACTTTCTGCATATATAATTTATCTGATTCATCAATTTATCAATTGCTCTCATAGTTATCACCAATTTATCATATTAGTTTTATCATATTGCATATAATATCTTGCTTATATAATACAACTAACTTGTTATATTACTAGTATTTCATTATTGGCTGCAAGATCTCAGAGTTAGGCTACACTGTGTACAGTGCTCAGATCATTTGATTATtgaacagaaccagtatttacag includes the following:
- the LOC123754359 gene encoding uncharacterized protein, which translates into the protein MTAQVTLAGKVYLVARDSHGCNLSPFNIFQLPLTHWTTLVTRGGLEVVCTASNTTQRPATHRPSDPAAQRPSDPTTQRPSGPATQRPSDPTTQRPSDPATERPNDPAAQRPSDPATQRPNDPAAQRPSDPATQRPSGPAAQRPSGEYTNKDQLRRPTCHANRSNTGSSVNLPL